Proteins from a genomic interval of Dendropsophus ebraccatus isolate aDenEbr1 chromosome 6, aDenEbr1.pat, whole genome shotgun sequence:
- the ODC1 gene encoding ornithine decarboxylase, which produces MNSFSNEDFDFSFLEEGFTARDVLEQKINEVSLSDDKDAFYVADLGDIVKKHLRWYKALPRVTPFYAVKCNDSRAVVKTLSILGAGFDCASKTEIQLVQSIGVPPERIIYANPCKQVSQIKYAASSGVEKMTFDSEVELMKVARNHPNAKLVLRIATDDSKAVCRLSVKFGATLKTSRILLERAKELNVDVIGVSFHVGSGCTDPQTFVQAVSDARFVFDMGAELGFNMHLLDIGGGFPGSEDVKLKFEEVTSVINPALDKYFPVDSGVQIIAEPGRYYVASAFTLAVNIIAKKVMVTEQSGSDDEDDSSCDKTLMYYVNDGVYGSFNCILYDHAHVKPVLQKKPNFDEKYYSSSIWGPTCDGLDRIVERFDLPELQVGDWMLFENMGAYTVAASSTFNGFQRPTLFYVMSRPYWQLMHNIQEHGIVPEVPDLSALHISCAYESGIELGTTACTSASVNV; this is translated from the exons ATGAACAGCTTCAGCAACGAAGACTTTGACTTCAGCTTCCTGGAGGAAGGCTTTACTGCCCGGGATGTCCTGGAGCAGAAGATCAATGAAGTGTCCTTATCC GACGATAAGGATGCCTTCTATGTTGCCGATCTTGGTGATATTGTGAAGAAGCATTTGCGGTGGTACAAAGCACTCCCACGAGTAACTCCATTTTATGCTGTGAAATGCAATGACAGCAGAGCTGTTGTGAAGACTCTGTCCATTTTGGGGGCTGGATTTGACTGTGCCAGCAAG ACTGAAATACAACTTGTCCAGAGTATCGGTGTTCCACCAGAAAGAATAATCTATGCCAACCCATGCAAACAAGTTTCCCAGATCAAGTATGCTGCTAGCAGTGGTGTGGAGAAGATGACCTTCGACAGTGAAGTGGAATTAATGAAGGTGGCAAGAAATCATCCCAATGCCAA GCTTGTTTTGCGGATAGCAACAGATGACTCCAAAGCAGTTTGTCGCCTGAGTGTAAAATTTGGCGCCACCCTTAAAACAAGCAGGATTCTTCTGGAACGTGCAAAGGAGCTTAATGTGGACGTCATTGGAGTGAG CTTCCATGTGGGCAGTGGATGCACAGACCCACAGACTTTCGTGCAAGCAGTTTCTGATGCCCGCTTCGTCTTTGATATGGGAGCAGAGCTTGGATTCAATATGCACCTTCTTGATATTGGTGGTGGCTTTCCAGGGTCTGAAGATGTCAAGCTAAAGTTTGAGGAG GTAACATCTGTAATAAATCCTGCTCTAGACAAATACTTCCCAGTTGACTCTGGAGTGCAGATCATTGCAGAACCTGGAAGATACTATGTTGCTTCTGCCTTTACCCTGGCTGTGAATATCATTGCAAAGAAGGTCATGGTGACAGAACAGTCTGGATCTGATG ATGAAGATGACTCTTCCTGTGACAAAACTCTTATGTACTACGTCAATGATGGTGTCTATGGATCTTTCAACTGCATCTTGTACGACCACGCTCATGTCAAGCCTGTGCTGCAGAAG AAGCCAAACTTTGATGAGAAATACTACTCTAGCAGCATTTGGGGACCAACATGTGATGGCCTGGATCGTATAGTTGAGCGATTTGACCTGCCAGAACTGCAGGTTGGCGACTGGATGCTGTTTGAGAACATGGGAGCTTACACTGTTGCTGCATCTTCAACATTCAATGGCTTCCAGAGACCAACACTCTTCTATGTCATGTCAAGGCCATACTG GCAACTGATGCATAATATCCAAGAACATGGAATCGTCCCTGAGGTGCCAGACCTGAGTGCTCTTCACATATCCTGTGCCTATGAAAGTGGAATAGAGCTCGGTACTACAGCCTGTACTTCAGCAAGCGTCAAtgtatag